The following are encoded in a window of Polycladomyces subterraneus genomic DNA:
- a CDS encoding aminotransferase class I/II-fold pyridoxal phosphate-dependent enzyme, translating to MPRQYQTPLFTKLKEHAAKNPIQFHIPGHKKGHGMDPEFRDFIGPNALSIDLINIAPLDDLHHPHGVIQEAQELAAEAFGADYTFFSVQGTSGAIMTMVMSVCTPGDKIIVPRNVHKSVLSAIILAGGHPVFVHPAMDDQLGIAHGVTARDVDKALRAHPDAKAVLLINPTYYGIAGNLAEIVDLVHRWDIPVLVDEAHGIHTHFHERLPMSAMQAGADMAATSMHKLGGSLTQSSVLNVKGNRINPNRVQSIISMLTTTSTSYLLLASLDAGRRFLATQGHAQFELALKLADQARKRINEIPGIVCVGREILGTDATYDMDETKLTIHLKHLGITGYEAEKWLRQNWNIEVELSDLYNILCLITPGDSEETINILVEGLQDLSRHFYSPDRKNGGPIRLPDIPELAVSPRDAFYAETVTVPLEESVGRIIAEFIMIYPPGIPVLLPGERITQQNIDYIREHLEVGLPVQGPEDPDIRMVRVIR from the coding sequence ATGCCCAGACAGTATCAAACACCGCTATTTACCAAGCTGAAAGAACACGCGGCAAAGAATCCAATTCAATTTCACATACCCGGACACAAAAAAGGGCATGGCATGGACCCCGAATTTCGCGATTTCATCGGCCCCAATGCGCTCTCCATCGATTTGATCAACATCGCGCCCCTGGATGATCTGCACCATCCGCACGGTGTGATCCAGGAAGCGCAGGAATTGGCGGCGGAAGCGTTCGGGGCGGATTACACTTTTTTCTCCGTTCAGGGAACCAGTGGTGCCATCATGACGATGGTGATGTCCGTCTGCACGCCGGGGGACAAAATCATTGTCCCGCGCAATGTTCACAAATCCGTGTTATCCGCCATCATTCTTGCCGGCGGCCACCCGGTATTCGTGCATCCGGCCATGGATGATCAGTTGGGCATCGCGCACGGCGTCACCGCCCGTGATGTGGACAAAGCCCTTCGCGCTCATCCGGATGCCAAAGCGGTGTTGTTAATCAATCCAACCTATTACGGTATCGCCGGCAATTTGGCCGAAATCGTCGATTTGGTGCACCGTTGGGACATTCCGGTACTGGTAGACGAAGCGCACGGCATTCATACGCATTTCCACGAACGGCTCCCCATGTCCGCAATGCAGGCCGGTGCAGACATGGCTGCCACCAGCATGCACAAACTGGGAGGATCACTGACGCAAAGCTCAGTCCTCAACGTCAAGGGCAACCGTATCAATCCCAATCGGGTACAATCAATCATCAGCATGTTGACAACCACATCTACATCATATTTGCTCTTAGCTTCGCTGGATGCGGGGCGACGTTTTTTGGCCACGCAAGGTCACGCTCAATTCGAGCTGGCGTTGAAGTTGGCCGATCAGGCGCGCAAACGGATCAACGAAATCCCGGGCATCGTCTGTGTAGGCCGAGAAATTCTCGGTACGGACGCCACATATGACATGGATGAGACCAAGTTGACCATCCATCTCAAACATTTGGGCATCACCGGCTATGAAGCGGAAAAATGGCTGCGTCAGAACTGGAATATCGAAGTGGAACTGAGCGATTTGTACAACATCCTGTGCCTCATCACCCCGGGCGACTCAGAAGAGACGATCAACATATTGGTAGAAGGTCTGCAGGATTTGTCCCGGCATTTTTATTCGCCCGACCGGAAAAACGGCGGTCCGATCCGTCTGCCGGATATCCCGGAATTAGCGGTATCACCGCGGGACGCGTTTTATGCGGAAACGGTCACCGTTCCGCTGGAGGAGTCGGTCGGTCGCATTATTGCCGAGTTTATCATGATTTATCCCCCGGGTATCCCGGTGTTGTTGCCCGGGGAACGCATCACGCAGCAAAACATCGACTACATCCGTGAACACTTGGAAGTGGGATTGCCCGTCCAAGGTCCCGAAGATCCCGATATCCGAATGGTGCGCGTAATCCGCTAA